TAAGCAGGACAACAGAGACTTGGAGACGGCAAACAGCATAAACAGGATGGACTACATAGTATAGCGGACAGCTGTGTTGCTGTGCAACCGAGCCTTAAACGCCTTCACACCCCGGCGGTGGGTGAACCAGGGGAGCTTTGGCACGCCGCGCGCATAAACTGTCGTGTCAGCGGCGACCCCGCAGTATTTCCATATAACCCCCGTGTTAATTTAAGTTCTGACAAGCTGGCTTACACTGGCAGTGACGCTCGCTTTGGTTGGCTGGAAAACACAAAGCACTGGTAAACACTTCACTGTATGTTACGTTTACTCCATTCTCAATCCAGGCCCCGCCCCCTTTTCTTCTTCACTTTGACTCGGAGGTCACGCGGAACCATCTCCTGGCAGATTTGTTGCACCGCGACCTAAAAAGCGTAGGGCGACGTTTTTAGTCTCCTTTCACTTGTTTGTAGTTTGGGGAGAAAGTGCCTTTCGCAGCTGCAGACGTCGAATGAGGAGAGGGAAAAAAGACCAGAAAAAAGaaactttattatttatttttatttgaggagggagggagggggaCAAGATGGGTTCAATGTCAGCCATTTGCTGCCAATATGAAGAATTTATGTCGATGTAGAACATGTagatatgtacatttttttttttattaatcattgtgtatatttgatttattaatttaataatcAAGAGCCTTAAGATATCATTCCTTTCTATTTATATGTTCTGTTTAGTTTGAAGGTTTTGATAGCTGTGGAAGCTCATTTCTTTCaatgacctgttttttttttctccaatgtgTTTTATAAAAGCCAAATTTCAGAATTTCAAAGACCAGAATGGCCACTTTGGCCCAAgacttttgtttagttttgttttaacACATTTGACGTTTCTTTAAAATGTTGTTAGGACCTTTTGACTGAAGACAAGTCTGAATGAAAACAAAGTATTGTGGCTTTGGGGGATGATGGACACGATGGCAGACATTTTCCTCGCCATCTAACAGTTAACCAGtaagggaacaaaaaaaaaaaaacagcctcaaGTTTCTCTGACACATTTCAAAGATACACCAAGGCAGGTCACATGACTTTTGACTAACGATTGACTGATTCCTCGTCACTGAGTACTTGAAGAGCAGTTTGGCGATGGGAACACTGTAGAACCACAATAAATTCACTGCCTCCCTCGACTTAAGTCTGCATCGTTTTTGTGCACATTTCTTCTTTTAAcgaggctcttaaagacaaacaTGCTTTATCTCATTTGTTCACTTTGAGCTCACGGGGACTTTTCTCCCCAAGTTTTGACTTGCTATGAACCTGAAAACAATGTGTTGATCtggcaatatttttttttggaaagttgtatttattaaatattttgtatGAAAAGAGAATTAAAGATTTCTTTGTTCTGGAAAGCGTGTAACGAATCTTTTCCTCAATGCAATTGAGTCTTACACATTTTGCATTTGGAGCTGCTTAAGCACATTAACAACTTGCAGTTATAAATGTTGTTTAAATTATAATAAACTTTTATAAAACATAACTAAACATTCTAAGGTTACTTTGCCACAGTTTTGTTTTCTTACGATCAAACATTGCGCCAAACTAGTTTGTTTTCCCCGAGTATCATCCCGCTTTATtatgttcaacatttacaaaTACGCAAAGAAGCAATAATAATCAAAACTAGTACAATAGAGcgtcagggggttgtaaactcaataaagcaactaaagtagaaatatatatatatatatatattttactttagttactttatacatacatatatatgtgtatatatgtatatatatgtatgtgtatacatatgtttatatgtatacatatgtgtatacatatgtatatatgtatacatatgtgtatacatatgtatatatgtatacatatgtgtatacatactgtatgtatatgtttgtgtatacatatatgtatatacatatgtatgtgtatatatatgtatgtatgtgtatatatatgtatgtatatatatatatatatatatatatatatgtatatatatatatatatatatatatatatatgtgtgtatgtaactTTAAATTTAAtcggctaaacagactcaataactccacgatgacgtttttggtgaatttgcgaaactaaaaacaaaacaaaaagactcccattgtaagttaataacactaacacagacacatGTCAGCTCATGCTAACAAatctagcttgattacattacaatagcacgtacaaacatGCACGGAAACACTCCTaccgacatcacacatgggacgggttagtaagtatgaattgttttagttgtattgtaaaacccACAAATGTTGTTTGGAGTGATGAAGAATCCGTTCGAGGAGAAACGCAATAGGTGAATAGCAAACGAAACCGGATATAGTTCCGGTTCAaggaacaaaacaggaaatgaatgcagtgagcaaacttgtccaaaagatggcgccatagtacTAACAATACCACAGCTTTTCAATTTCTCAGTtggtgttgaatacaaaacatactggccattagcaaagaaaaatccataaattacctGCACTGTTTTATGGGCTGCAGGGGATAAAGCgtctaaaaggaaaaaaaaacgatatatttgtatttttatttatttcaatcatTTGTTATTGGCTGTTAAATGTGTTCATATTTTTGGACGTCTGGAACGGATTGGAACATTAAATTCATGATGTCCGTCATATCTTTTGGAAGGGGTTGCAAGTTACAAACGAGGTATTACCGCGTTGTAACAGAGGTGACAAAGTTCCTCTGCAAATTCTGGATTGAATGGATTGTCACCACGTCTTTACAACTTGCTTCTTTCTCCCATTTGGCTGCTGCGTGTTCCTCAGCTTTGATTACGTAAGCACCTTCTGAGGAATTCTGTTGGTTGGTGTCGTTGGACAGACGTTTACTGTCAAAGTTCTTGGAGCGTTAGGCttctgtactgtgtgtgtgtgtgtgtgtgtgtgtgtgtgtgtgtgtgtgtgtgtcagatatTAGGCGGATCATCATATATCACCACGCTTTCTTCCGAATGACGAAAAGGCAATTTATGTGCCTGTCAAAAATGTGGAGACGCTTGTTTCCTAGGAAAACGGATTTATTCCGATCATAAACCATCATTCAGTAGAACCGCGCTTTATTAAAAGTATATTACGAGGTGACATGTCATGGAAGAGCATCAAGGCGCTTGAATGAGACTCGGAGTCCTTATTGGATATCGTTGGGCTGCGGGGATCATTGCCAATGTGATGAATCCCTGACAGACGCTCGGCTGGTGTGAGGGTATCAACTCGCTGCTAGTTctagctaccgtatttcctggaattgccgccgggtatatagtatgcgcctgccttcaattactgccgggtcaaactcgcttcgcaaaataattagcgcatgcttagtattaccacctcgTCAAACTCgtggacacttcccctgtcatcattttcaaaatggaggaggctgatttcaatacccgtaatttgaaatcgcataaggggaagaagattaagagctattcagtaggatttaaggtccaagcttacatcacactcaaatttttactgcatgcctttggtaagtgccggagtgagaagaggttttaaaataattagcgcatgcttacttttaccacatgcctttggtaagcgcaggagtgagaagaggttctaaatTAATTGGCGCAAGCTTACTTTTCTcatatgcctttggtaagcgcaggagtgagaggaggttttaaattaattagcgcatgtttacttttaccgcatgcctttggtaagcgcaggagtgagaagaggttttggaataattagcgcatgcttacttttaccgcatgcctttggtaagcgcaggagagagaggaggttttaaattaattagcgccccggcgacaattcaaggaaatacggtacttccaAATCAAACTGCTTATATTTCAGTACAACGCATTGcataaggaaaaaaaataaaacaaaattcctCTGCAGTTCACTCTGGCATTTAGTCAAATGTCCTAAGCAGTGGACAATtgacccccaaaaaaaacaatgtccacattttggggggaaaaaaaagccctGTTgtgtaaaacacatgtccactaTAGTTGTCAGGACGTTTTAAGACTGGTCTTGTTTGTTTCAGGAAGTACAGATTTGTGCATGAATGAAAATGGTGTACAAatgaaaagtttttcaaaaaaacTGATCCGGAAAAACAGCAATCAATCACAGCAGAGCCTCAGCAGAGAAAGTGGACAGTTTTCAGACACGTAGGAGCCTAGGATTTCAGACTGAAAGCCATGACGTACTGCATGGCTCCTGCCTGTCTGAAATCCCCGATCTTTAACACAAAACCCGAGTCTAAACTCCAATTAAGGGTTTTTGCCTTTCACTCGCAAGCCTCTCTTGACCACCACTACTTATGGGTGGAGGCAGTCTGTTTCAAGTATTTGACAAAACATAACTCAAAAGGCTCATGTATCAATTATGTGTTCCGTAATGGGCCAGCATGTGTGGCTTTGTGTGAGAAGAATAGTAATTGTCGtaagcggtgtgtgtgtgtgtgtgtgtgtgtgtgtgtgtgtgtgtgtgtgtgtgtgtgtgtgtgtgtgtgtgtgtgtgtgtgtgtgtgtgtgtgttgactgcTGACACAATTTCACATCTATCTCTATGGCGTCAGGCATCTTTACCGTAGCTCCTCTGTCCCCCCTCAGGACCTCTTTAGTCGTCGTAATCTGGAGGTTCTGGGCACATTCTGACTTCCCTCCTCCCCGCCTGTGGATCTGGAACCAATAGAGGAGCCTGAGGATGCGAGCTTGACAGATAGGCCCCTCAGACTTGTGGCCAGCTTGTTTTGGTTCGTCTGTGCTGTGTTATTGCTTGTGAGGGGGAGCCTCTGGTCCCGTTTCCCTGGAGTAAGCAGCTCCACTTCCACTGTGGTTTTCTTGTACTCGGAGACTGGGAAAGCCTTGGACGCAGCCTCTGTttcgtctggaggaaggggcgtCAGAGGAAGAAGGTCCTGTTTGGATATTTGCGTGATGCACTCAGTGGACTGAGTTTGCACTGTGGCTGAAGGTCTCTGGAGGTCCGTCCTCTTGGCCTTCTGTGGGCGAGGGTCTTCTGCTGCATCGCTGGGCTTAGACCTCTTGCTCTGCCTGGGTCTTGGACTGGTTTCCCGTGGGCAGATGCCTACTGAGGCCAAGTTTGGGTTGATGCTTTGCGGAGGACAATTAGAAGGCGGCTGCTGATTGGCCCAGCCCTCGTTCTGAGAGCCCGGTACATGCTGCTCTATATTTGAAGGGGTAGTCCCGCCATGGTTGGACGCACTTTCTTTCGAGCTTCCTCCTGACTCTTCAGCGCAGTCTGTTTGCTGCTTCCCCCCACTGAGACCCCAGTGATCTTGCTGGACACTCGCTTTCTTGGCTCTGAACAAGACAAGTAGATACTCCAGCGTCCTGTCTGACTGGAAGGGTCGGAAAGTTCTGCATTAGATCATACTTACATCTTTTGAAGCGCAGTCTTCTTTATTTTTGCGGCGCAGTTGAAAGACTCTTGGATTTCTCCCTCTCTGGAAAAATATTCTGACCTGCTTTGTTCGCTCAGCTCGGTCTAGAGAGGACAAACAGAATCTgtgtaaacaaaaaatattatccCTGGCATCGCTCGGAAGATTCTGGCTCCACGGCGGAGAGCTGTCATTTTCTGGCAGCGTCGGACAGCAATAGTCTGTTGCAAGAAGCACAAAATCATAACTCGATTCCATCAAGACAAAACCCTTAATATTGCGTTATGAAAAAGGGCATTTATTCTTATTTGATACACATAAATGTCAAAAAGTTCAATTTCAGAGGAATCTTTGCTAATACCTTTTTGTAACATTTAGTAAAAGCTGACCTCAGTAGTTGTACAGTATTAGGTACAAAGAACTGTATTGGAGGCCCGGGGGACAATTTCAGTCAAACGTGTACCTCAGCATATTGTAGATTATttcaatattcatccatccatccatttcctaccgcctattccctttcgggggcgctggcgcctatctcagctacaatcgggcggatggcggggtacaccctggacaagtcgccacctcatcgcagggccaacacagatagacagacaacattcacactcacattcacacactagggccaatttagtgttgccaatcaacctatccccaggtgcatgtctttggaagtgggaggacccggagggaacccacgcattcacggggagaacatgcaaactccacacagaaagaaccttcAGCCTGGaatttaacccaggactgcaggaccttcgtattgtgagggagacacactaacccctctgccaccgtgaagcccatattatTTCAATAAATCCATTATTATACACCTTTGCCTTGTAATGCATAACACAACACTCAGGGCCCTACaaactctttttttcccccaaatatttttgttttctgttttcatTTTCCAGAATTCTGTGTTTTACTATTTTTAGTGGTACAGTCTCCAAACGGTTTCTGCCAAGATCTGCGTAGTGAAAAGTGAACGAACATGGCGGGGCTCACTTTGATGCATTTTATGCTAAACTTAAAAGAAGAAACAAAAAGACTCACTTTAGCTTGGGTGGTAATAGGTGACAAAGCAAATAGCTGTTGGTGTAATGTATAATATATCTCATAAAAGGGGAACTGGGCAATTTTTTTCTAGTTTTGCCTATTGTCCACAGTCCTTATGAGACaagaacatgtttttgtttttttcattctaaaaatagaaatgcagctaatgggagcaaaaCATTCTGCCTGTCATGATCATGtttaccgtaatttccggactataaggcgcacctgactataagccgcactagctaaatttaggggaaaatacagatttctccatatataag
This sequence is a window from Nerophis ophidion isolate RoL-2023_Sa linkage group LG09, RoL_Noph_v1.0, whole genome shotgun sequence. Protein-coding genes within it:
- the slx4ip gene encoding protein SLX4IP isoform X1, which encodes MAPLKFVIKCGNFAVLVDLYVLPLGGQEDASWFTTSHIEEVTSLVRDAVDQRVKQYIESSYNRRPAKHKKELAPASAFIVKGKNFSLVANFLKRHFNLRCIVNQLTGELHVFPERYVVCVSRPEGAAVHYGKLSPTTTELSEQSRSEYFSREGEIQESFNCAAKIKKTALQKIAKKASVQQDHWGLSGGKQQTDCAEESGGSSKESASNHGGTTPSNIEQHVPGSQNEGWANQQPPSNCPPQSINPNLASVGICPRETSPRPRQSKRSKPSDAAEDPRPQKAKRTDLQRPSATVQTQSTECITQISKQDLLPLTPLPPDETEAASKAFPVSEYKKTTVEVELLTPGKRDQRLPLTSNNTAQTNQNKLATSLRGLSVKLASSGSSIGSRSTGGEEGSQNVPRTSRLRRLKRS
- the slx4ip gene encoding protein SLX4IP isoform X2, with protein sequence MAPLKFVIKCGNFAVLVDLYVLPLGGQEDASWFTTSHIEEVTSLVRDAVDQRVKQYIESSYNRRPAKHKKELAPASAFIVKELHVFPERYVVCVSRPEGAAVHYGKLSPTTTELSEQSRSEYFSREGEIQESFNCAAKIKKTALQKIAKKASVQQDHWGLSGGKQQTDCAEESGGSSKESASNHGGTTPSNIEQHVPGSQNEGWANQQPPSNCPPQSINPNLASVGICPRETSPRPRQSKRSKPSDAAEDPRPQKAKRTDLQRPSATVQTQSTECITQISKQDLLPLTPLPPDETEAASKAFPVSEYKKTTVEVELLTPGKRDQRLPLTSNNTAQTNQNKLATSLRGLSVKLASSGSSIGSRSTGGEEGSQNVPRTSRLRRLKRS
- the slx4ip gene encoding protein SLX4IP isoform X3, giving the protein MRREVTSLVRDAVDQRVKQYIESSYNRRPAKHKKELAPASAFIVKGKNFSLVANFLKRHFNLRCIVNQLTGELHVFPERYVVCVSRPEGAAVHYGKLSPTTTELSEQSRSEYFSREGEIQESFNCAAKIKKTALQKIAKKASVQQDHWGLSGGKQQTDCAEESGGSSKESASNHGGTTPSNIEQHVPGSQNEGWANQQPPSNCPPQSINPNLASVGICPRETSPRPRQSKRSKPSDAAEDPRPQKAKRTDLQRPSATVQTQSTECITQISKQDLLPLTPLPPDETEAASKAFPVSEYKKTTVEVELLTPGKRDQRLPLTSNNTAQTNQNKLATSLRGLSVKLASSGSSIGSRSTGGEEGSQNVPRTSRLRRLKRS